The Pseudofrankia inefficax genome window below encodes:
- a CDS encoding MFS transporter — MPAPAARGVLRGGAALAAAAYAFAVTMAGTTLPTPLYPHYRAEFGFSQLMVTVIFATYAVGVIAALLLFGRLSDRIGRRATLLPGLAVSAASAVVFLLAGGLPALLVGRLLSGLSAGMFTGTATAAIVDLAAPGRAGRAALLATVANMGGLGCGPVIAGLVAQFGPAPLRWTFVVDLALLIPAALAVLLLPETVSPAARAANRAAGGRLVSRPRVPAAARVVFVRAALAGFAGFAVLGMFTAVSPAFLGQVLHQHDPLVTGLVVAAVFAASAAGQALARRTGPASGLWLGCGALLVGLAAVALALVFASLPLLVVGGVVTGAGQGLSFAAGLGALLAAAPPAARGETSSAFFVVAYVAISVPVVGIGVLAELTALRTAGLAFIVVVAALVVTVLALLRRGRTGGDAPAE; from the coding sequence GTGCCCGCCCCGGCGGCCCGGGGTGTGCTGCGCGGCGGCGCCGCGCTGGCGGCGGCCGCGTACGCGTTCGCCGTGACCATGGCCGGCACGACGCTGCCCACGCCGCTGTACCCCCACTACCGGGCCGAGTTCGGCTTCTCCCAGCTGATGGTCACGGTGATCTTCGCGACGTACGCGGTCGGGGTGATCGCGGCGCTGCTGCTGTTCGGCCGGCTGTCGGACCGGATCGGCCGCCGAGCCACCCTGCTGCCGGGCCTGGCCGTGTCCGCGGCGAGTGCCGTGGTGTTCCTGCTCGCGGGCGGCCTGCCGGCGCTGCTCGTCGGGCGGCTGCTGTCCGGCCTGTCCGCCGGAATGTTCACCGGCACCGCGACGGCCGCGATCGTCGACCTCGCGGCGCCGGGCCGGGCCGGGCGCGCCGCGTTGCTGGCGACGGTGGCGAACATGGGCGGCCTCGGCTGCGGCCCGGTGATCGCGGGCCTGGTCGCCCAGTTCGGCCCGGCGCCGCTGCGGTGGACGTTCGTCGTCGACCTGGCGCTGCTGATTCCCGCCGCGCTGGCCGTGCTGCTGCTGCCGGAGACGGTGTCGCCGGCGGCCCGGGCCGCGAACCGGGCCGCCGGCGGCCGGCTGGTGTCCCGGCCGCGGGTGCCCGCCGCGGCGCGGGTGGTCTTCGTCCGGGCGGCGCTCGCCGGGTTCGCCGGTTTCGCGGTGCTCGGCATGTTCACCGCGGTGTCCCCGGCGTTCCTCGGCCAGGTGCTCCACCAGCATGACCCGCTGGTCACCGGGCTGGTGGTGGCCGCCGTGTTCGCCGCGTCGGCGGCCGGCCAGGCACTGGCCCGCCGGACCGGGCCGGCGTCCGGGCTGTGGCTCGGCTGCGGGGCGCTGCTCGTCGGCCTCGCCGCCGTCGCGCTGGCACTGGTGTTCGCCTCGCTGCCGCTGCTGGTCGTCGGCGGGGTCGTCACCGGGGCCGGCCAGGGGCTCAGCTTCGCCGCGGGGCTCGGCGCGCTGCTCGCCGCCGCGCCGCCGGCCGCCCGCGGCGAGACGTCGTCGGCGTTCTTCGTGGTGGCCTACGTCGCCATCTCGGTGCCGGTGGTCGGCATCGGCGTGCTGGCCGAGCTGACCGCGCTGCGGACCGCCGGACTGGCGTTCATCGTGGTCGTCGCGGCCCTGGTCGTGACGGTTCTCGCGCTGCTGCGCCGCGGCCGGACCGGCGGCGACGCCCCAGCCGAGTAG
- a CDS encoding rhomboid family intramembrane serine protease: MVIPIHDINPLRRRPVMTWLLIAVNVLVFVLFTPVSTAVMGLHRGTSPNVCEQRRFFEEWGAIPKELMTDKQLPVADTGRIGLNPDGTTGCEVSSPPTFDKNPILSVLTSMFLHGSWVHLLGNMLFLGVFGNNVEDRMGRLRFLFFYVACGFVAAYGFSFAQPDSRSTLIGASGAIAGVLGAYLVVFPRARVIGVVPILFFIPFWLPAWLVLGFWFVLQYLYFAGIGVSSGGAVAYGAHVVGFVFGALVALPFVQRLRAAGPDPRRHAPRTRWVRGTRW; encoded by the coding sequence GTGGTCATCCCCATCCACGACATCAACCCGCTGAGACGGCGGCCGGTCATGACCTGGCTGCTCATCGCGGTGAACGTCCTCGTGTTCGTGCTGTTCACCCCGGTGTCGACCGCGGTGATGGGCCTGCACCGGGGCACCAGCCCGAACGTCTGCGAGCAGCGGCGCTTCTTCGAGGAGTGGGGGGCGATCCCGAAGGAGCTGATGACCGACAAGCAGCTGCCGGTCGCGGACACCGGGAGGATCGGGCTCAACCCGGACGGCACGACCGGCTGCGAGGTGAGCTCGCCGCCGACGTTCGACAAGAACCCGATCCTGTCGGTGCTGACCTCGATGTTCCTGCACGGGAGCTGGGTGCACCTGCTCGGCAACATGCTGTTTCTCGGCGTCTTCGGGAACAACGTCGAGGACCGGATGGGCCGGCTGCGGTTTCTGTTCTTCTATGTGGCCTGCGGGTTCGTCGCCGCCTATGGCTTCTCGTTCGCCCAGCCGGACTCGCGGAGCACCCTGATCGGCGCGTCGGGCGCAATCGCCGGCGTACTCGGCGCCTACCTGGTGGTTTTCCCACGCGCCCGGGTGATCGGTGTCGTACCGATCCTTTTCTTCATCCCGTTCTGGCTACCGGCCTGGCTGGTGCTCGGGTTCTGGTTCGTGCTGCAGTATCTGTATTTCGCCGGTATCGGCGTGTCCTCCGGCGGTGCCGTTGCCTACGGGGCACACGTGGTCGGGTTCGTGTTCGGCGCCCTGGTGGCCCTGCCGTTCGTCCAGAGGCTGCGCGCCGCCGGCCCGGACCCACGCCGCCACGCCCCCCGAACCCGCTGGGTCCGCGGCACCCGTTGGTGA
- a CDS encoding sensor histidine kinase translates to MTSEAGQPAPPVAAVVAAQAATGARPTVGPQPAAGPAAAGVQAPPRAPAADPATAAVWLPARQRPAGARTPAGPGLEERIERMLHQLGDRVGDALAAHDRMRGLADALATVAQEPDLAATLRRAAEVACRLADAQYGAIGVLAPDGRVHDLVQVGLDPAALARAGRLPGGRASFGAALRESWARCLDAAADEPGAAGLAPGQPAFGAFLGAPITIRGAAFGDLYLGGKRGGGPFTSQDEDLVTAFAAAVGLAIENSRLRDEARRQQAWQAASGEITAALVAVPEPWAALDLVASRARQATSACLAAIVIPDPAAGIIVTNADGAGADRLCGRNLPVERSPLVEAMRIGRARVVAGAELCDLLGPAAAQLALACVMVVPMVAAGRAVGGLLLGAPETQPDGASGPVADPLGRAVGVTQFGELDLRMATAFAGQAALTLELNRLQRDRERLAVFEDRDRIARDLHDVVIQRLFATGLQLQGMTRSMPAPVAARVEDVVGELDQTITELRHTIFSLSSPTADGAALRAEIERIAGQAEHSVGLRPAVRIEGHVERVPVVVHPHLLAALREALSNIARHSRATRVQVLVRATDDDVLVEVHDDGVGPGGAGVTSGLANLRSRAQDLGGHMEFGPGPGGVGTRVRWQVPTAVRPAPADWASSSTPPPGLPRP, encoded by the coding sequence GTGACCAGCGAGGCCGGGCAACCCGCGCCACCTGTCGCCGCCGTGGTCGCGGCCCAGGCCGCCACCGGCGCGCGGCCCACGGTCGGGCCGCAGCCCGCCGCGGGCCCTGCCGCCGCCGGCGTCCAGGCACCCCCTCGCGCGCCGGCAGCCGACCCCGCCACCGCGGCCGTCTGGCTGCCGGCCCGGCAGCGGCCGGCCGGGGCCCGCACGCCCGCCGGACCGGGGCTCGAGGAGCGGATCGAGCGGATGCTCCACCAGCTCGGCGACCGCGTCGGTGACGCCCTCGCCGCGCACGACCGGATGCGTGGCCTGGCGGACGCGCTGGCCACCGTCGCCCAGGAGCCGGACCTGGCGGCGACGCTGCGGCGCGCGGCCGAGGTGGCCTGCCGGCTCGCCGATGCCCAGTACGGGGCGATCGGCGTGCTCGCGCCCGACGGCCGGGTCCACGATCTGGTGCAGGTCGGGCTGGACCCTGCCGCGCTGGCCCGGGCCGGGAGGCTGCCGGGCGGCCGCGCGTCGTTCGGCGCCGCCCTGCGCGAGTCGTGGGCCCGCTGCCTCGACGCCGCGGCCGATGAGCCGGGAGCCGCGGGCCTCGCGCCGGGACAGCCGGCGTTCGGCGCGTTCCTGGGCGCGCCGATCACGATCCGCGGGGCGGCGTTCGGCGACCTCTACCTCGGCGGCAAGCGTGGCGGCGGCCCGTTCACCAGCCAGGACGAGGACCTGGTGACGGCGTTCGCGGCGGCGGTCGGCCTCGCGATCGAGAACTCCCGGCTGCGGGACGAGGCACGCCGCCAACAGGCCTGGCAGGCGGCCAGCGGCGAGATCACCGCGGCGCTCGTGGCGGTGCCCGAGCCGTGGGCGGCGCTGGACCTGGTCGCGAGCCGGGCCCGGCAGGCCACCTCGGCGTGCCTCGCGGCGATCGTCATCCCCGACCCGGCGGCCGGGATCATCGTCACGAACGCCGACGGCGCCGGGGCCGACCGGCTGTGTGGCCGCAACCTGCCGGTCGAGCGCAGCCCGCTCGTCGAGGCGATGCGGATCGGGCGGGCGCGGGTCGTCGCCGGGGCGGAGCTGTGCGACCTGCTCGGACCGGCGGCCGCGCAGCTGGCGCTCGCCTGCGTGATGGTGGTGCCGATGGTCGCCGCCGGCCGGGCGGTGGGTGGGCTGCTGCTCGGGGCGCCCGAGACCCAGCCCGACGGCGCCTCCGGGCCGGTGGCCGACCCGCTGGGCCGGGCGGTCGGCGTCACCCAGTTCGGCGAGCTGGATCTGCGGATGGCGACGGCCTTCGCCGGTCAGGCCGCCCTCACGCTCGAGCTCAACCGGCTGCAGCGCGACCGGGAGCGCCTCGCGGTGTTCGAGGACCGGGACCGGATCGCGCGCGACCTGCACGACGTGGTGATCCAGCGGCTGTTCGCCACCGGTCTCCAGTTGCAGGGGATGACCCGGTCGATGCCGGCGCCGGTGGCGGCCCGGGTCGAGGACGTGGTCGGCGAGCTGGACCAGACGATCACCGAGCTGCGGCACACGATCTTCTCGCTGAGCTCCCCGACGGCGGACGGCGCGGCGCTGCGGGCCGAGATCGAGCGGATCGCCGGGCAGGCCGAGCACTCCGTCGGCCTGCGCCCCGCGGTGCGGATCGAGGGGCACGTCGAGCGGGTGCCGGTGGTGGTCCACCCGCACCTGTTGGCGGCACTGCGGGAGGCGTTGTCGAACATCGCCCGGCACTCGCGGGCGACCCGGGTGCAGGTGCTGGTCCGCGCGACCGACGACGACGTGCTGGTCGAGGTGCACGACGACGGGGTCGGCCCGGGCGGGGCCGGGGTCACCAGCGGCCTGGCGAACCTGCGCAGCCGGGCGCAGGACCTCGGTGGGCACATGGAGTTCGGCCCGGGGCCAGGCGGCGTGGGCACCCGGGTGCGCTGGCAGGTGCCCACGGCCGTGCGGCCCGCGCCGGCCGACTGGGCGTCCAGCTCGACGCCGCCTCCCGGGCTGCCCCGCCCGTGA
- a CDS encoding acyltransferase family protein — protein MTVGHAPAVSALGASAPARYHYLDALRAALMFMGVFVHAAAIGEVRAFRLIASASNLFRMDGFFVISGFFASMLVLRYRPGLMVRRRLLSIGVPFVAALVLLNPIALWLMYNQHNPHVGLVDYLLGHLAEHPAGPPRYWHLHLWFLVALLVYTLCSPAVFAALSALFRTRQFDWVARSRPWTMAALVTFVLLATLVLQGAYLLALRPVIETTPANFVVRSTLQCLPFFVVGMALFLDRQRLLPAFSRPAPVLLVVCGGLLCAVKLDLAAPLGSELGDELVRAALALAIVVNLFAFFHRFVNRERPSLRYGADAAYSVYLLHYVLIYVLAALLGIGANATLPGLLLITALTFVITLSVHHFLIRRFRVLAVVFNGKIALGKPSPARFEARRPALAADATAPLRLPGQRSASRDQPPAAAPGRGGDPYRRRGGRHRAPKA, from the coding sequence GTGACGGTGGGGCACGCGCCGGCCGTGAGCGCGCTGGGGGCGTCCGCCCCGGCCCGGTACCACTACCTGGACGCGCTGCGGGCCGCGCTGATGTTCATGGGTGTCTTCGTCCACGCGGCGGCGATCGGCGAGGTCCGGGCCTTCCGGCTCATCGCCAGCGCGTCGAACCTGTTCCGGATGGACGGGTTCTTCGTGATCTCGGGATTCTTCGCCAGCATGCTGGTCCTGCGCTACCGGCCGGGCCTGATGGTGCGGCGGCGGCTGCTGTCGATAGGGGTGCCGTTCGTCGCGGCGCTGGTGCTGCTCAACCCGATCGCGCTGTGGCTGATGTACAACCAGCACAACCCGCACGTCGGCCTGGTCGACTACCTGCTCGGTCACCTGGCCGAGCACCCGGCCGGGCCGCCGCGGTACTGGCATCTGCACCTGTGGTTCCTGGTCGCGCTGCTCGTCTACACGCTGTGCTCGCCCGCGGTGTTCGCCGCCCTGAGCGCGCTGTTCAGGACCCGGCAGTTCGACTGGGTGGCGCGCAGCCGGCCCTGGACGATGGCGGCGCTGGTCACCTTCGTCCTGCTGGCGACCCTGGTGCTCCAGGGCGCCTACCTGCTGGCGCTGCGCCCGGTGATCGAGACGACGCCAGCCAACTTCGTGGTCCGCTCGACCCTGCAGTGCCTGCCGTTCTTCGTCGTCGGGATGGCGCTCTTCCTCGACCGCCAGCGGCTCCTGCCGGCCTTCAGCCGGCCGGCGCCGGTGCTGCTGGTCGTCTGCGGCGGCCTGCTGTGCGCGGTGAAGCTCGACCTGGCGGCGCCGCTGGGGTCCGAGCTGGGGGACGAGCTGGTCCGGGCGGCGCTCGCGCTGGCCATCGTGGTGAACCTGTTCGCCTTCTTCCACCGGTTCGTGAACCGGGAGCGGCCGAGCCTGCGGTACGGCGCGGACGCGGCCTACAGCGTCTACCTCCTGCACTACGTACTGATCTACGTGCTCGCCGCGCTGCTGGGGATCGGCGCGAACGCGACCCTGCCTGGCCTGCTTCTGATCACGGCGCTGACCTTCGTGATCACGCTGTCGGTGCACCACTTCCTGATCCGGCGGTTCCGCGTCCTCGCCGTGGTCTTCAACGGGAAGATCGCTCTCGGTAAGCCCAGCCCGGCCCGCTTCGAGGCCCGTCGACCCGCCCTGGCGGCCGACGCGACGGCGCCGTTGCGGCTGCCGGGGCAGCGTTCGGCGTCCCGCGATCAGCCGCCGGCGGCGGCACCCGGCCGGGGAGGCGACCCCTACCGTCGGCGTGGCGGCCGCCACCGCGCGCCGAAGGCGTAA
- a CDS encoding MFS transporter, which yields MASVYRRALTTQGATRFVLAAFVGRIPISMLGIGTILYIQHETGSYGVGGTVVAAATLGEALSAARIGRALDRFGQARVLVLCLLGHLVGLVGLLVTVGTGAPRPLWYVFAAVMGGVFPPTGSCSRARWSVCLTDGDLLGAAFSLEAAVDEVIFITGPVLATVLATAVAPAAGLVAAGILLTAGTLALAAQLGTDPGPRPATAGRAPRPRVFRDPALRALLLVLLAIGVSFGATDVTTVAFGRQHGLGAFSGVLLALFALGSATSGLFWGARPAGAAFARRFLIACGFMAFALWLPLAAPNVALLVPLVVITGATVAPSMVGANTVMERLVPPAARTEGFAWLQVALVTGISAGAPAAGATIDRFGARSGWAVAACAGVLVGLAALGGRRALLGAPAADGPARPAGPEAVAVSRSEMSGERA from the coding sequence ATGGCCTCTGTATACCGGCGGGCGCTCACGACCCAGGGTGCCACGCGCTTCGTCCTCGCCGCGTTCGTCGGCCGGATCCCGATCTCGATGCTCGGCATCGGGACCATCCTCTACATCCAGCACGAGACCGGCTCCTACGGCGTCGGCGGCACGGTCGTCGCGGCGGCGACGCTCGGCGAGGCGCTCAGCGCCGCCCGGATCGGCCGGGCACTGGACCGCTTCGGCCAGGCCAGGGTGCTGGTGCTGTGCCTTCTCGGCCATCTCGTCGGGCTGGTCGGCCTGCTGGTGACCGTTGGTACCGGGGCGCCAAGGCCGCTCTGGTACGTCTTCGCGGCGGTCATGGGCGGGGTGTTCCCGCCGACCGGCAGCTGCAGCCGGGCCCGGTGGAGCGTCTGCCTCACGGACGGCGACCTGCTGGGGGCGGCGTTCTCGCTGGAGGCGGCCGTCGACGAGGTCATCTTCATCACCGGGCCGGTGCTGGCGACCGTGCTCGCGACCGCGGTCGCGCCGGCCGCCGGACTGGTCGCCGCCGGCATCCTGCTGACGGCCGGGACGCTGGCCCTCGCGGCCCAGCTTGGCACCGACCCGGGGCCGCGGCCGGCCACCGCCGGCCGTGCCCCGCGGCCGCGGGTGTTCCGCGACCCGGCGCTGCGCGCGCTGCTGCTGGTGCTGCTGGCGATCGGGGTGTCGTTCGGCGCGACCGACGTGACCACGGTCGCGTTCGGCCGCCAACACGGCCTCGGCGCCTTCTCCGGCGTGCTGCTCGCGCTGTTCGCGCTCGGCTCGGCGACCAGCGGCCTGTTCTGGGGCGCGCGGCCCGCCGGGGCGGCGTTCGCGCGCCGGTTCCTCATCGCCTGCGGGTTCATGGCCTTCGCGCTGTGGCTGCCGCTGGCCGCGCCGAACGTGGCGCTGCTCGTGCCGCTGGTGGTGATCACCGGGGCGACGGTCGCGCCCTCGATGGTCGGCGCGAACACCGTCATGGAGCGGCTGGTACCGCCGGCCGCGCGCACCGAGGGCTTCGCCTGGCTCCAGGTCGCGCTGGTCACCGGCATCTCCGCCGGGGCGCCGGCGGCCGGGGCGACGATCGACAGGTTCGGCGCCCGGTCCGGCTGGGCGGTGGCCGCCTGCGCCGGCGTCCTGGTCGGCCTCGCGGCGCTCGGCGGGCGCCGCGCCCTGCTCGGCGCCCCGGCGGCCGACGGTCCCGCCCGCCCCGCCGGCCCGGAGGCGGTCGCGGTGAGCCGCTCCGAGATGTCCGGCGAGCGGGCCTAG
- a CDS encoding response regulator, with product MSPGLGGSPSVATGQPAPPPGRTIRIFLLDDHEVVRRGLRDLLSEEPDIEIVGEAGRADEALEQIMALRPDVAVLDARLQDGSGIEVCRQVRSNDSGIACLILTSFDDEDALFTAIMAGAAGYVLKQIRGAALVDAVRRVAAGQSLLDPEVTPRVLYRLRQGPAEDERLAGLTDQERRILALIAEGLTNRQIANRMYLAEKTVKNYVSSMLSKLGLESRTQAAVFATKLGT from the coding sequence ATGTCGCCTGGTCTCGGCGGGTCGCCGTCGGTGGCGACCGGTCAGCCCGCTCCCCCGCCCGGCCGGACGATCCGAATTTTCCTGCTCGACGACCACGAGGTCGTTCGCCGCGGGCTGCGCGACCTGCTTTCCGAGGAACCCGACATCGAGATCGTCGGCGAGGCCGGCCGAGCCGATGAGGCACTCGAGCAGATCATGGCTCTGCGGCCGGACGTGGCCGTGCTGGACGCCCGGCTGCAGGACGGCAGCGGCATCGAGGTCTGCCGGCAGGTCCGCTCGAACGACTCCGGCATCGCCTGCCTGATCCTCACGTCGTTCGACGACGAGGACGCGCTGTTCACCGCGATCATGGCCGGTGCCGCTGGCTACGTGCTCAAGCAGATCCGCGGCGCCGCCCTCGTCGACGCGGTCCGCCGGGTCGCCGCCGGGCAGTCGCTGCTCGACCCCGAGGTCACCCCGCGGGTGCTGTACCGGCTGCGGCAGGGCCCGGCCGAGGACGAGCGGCTCGCCGGCCTCACCGACCAGGAGCGGCGTATCCTCGCGCTCATCGCCGAGGGCCTCACCAACCGGCAGATCGCCAACCGGATGTACCTGGCGGAGAAGACCGTCAAGAACTACGTGTCCAGCATGCTGTCCAAGCTGGGTCTGGAGAGCCGCACCCAGGCGGCGGTGTTCGCCACCAAGCTCGGCACCTGA
- a CDS encoding GGDEF domain-containing protein gives MPLAADGGWVVDTPAVGLPTIPAGPEAARSEAARTEPARPLPARPEPARAAAAWPHPRTDRPPASAIVGASARRLPARPAPAVPPAEPGIARPATALDLDPGAPPPRAGQPGWRLAGLGVLWLALAVSGFARLTVRPADAATFATLLAFAALALLTARPAGATGGRDRGLVVVWTLPVALLLPPAYALVAHLPLCLLRTGGWARWGQPPAVPGPSLAGGSGEPGLSLGRRAARLPSRPRVQDALALGAAGAAASWLHGFLAPATGSYTADDLTGSPVRLAGLAAAAGGFALVRGLLLPGVTRSLWSRGERQRGAPRGAVPVAGVVLLGLTELCAAVAVAALWVANPLLMLTAAPPALLLARSLPPDELLAAARTDPKTGLANVTWWREVADAELVRARRAGRPLSVLLVDIDHFKQVNDRHGHLFGDTVLVAVAEALRAATRPWDLVGRFGGEEFVVLLAEVDLVTAAEIAERIRRQVAATRCPLDPSALDGDAVGVTVSVGAAVCGHSAGLAGALEAADAALYRAKAAGRNRIRLADPVVPVVRAEPAGEPGPAQLPVQAAQPD, from the coding sequence GTGCCGCTCGCGGCGGACGGCGGCTGGGTCGTCGACACACCGGCTGTCGGCCTGCCGACGATCCCGGCCGGCCCCGAGGCCGCCAGATCCGAGGCCGCGAGAACCGAGCCCGCCCGGCCCCTGCCCGCCAGGCCTGAGCCCGCCCGGGCGGCGGCCGCCTGGCCGCACCCCCGAACGGACCGCCCACCCGCCAGTGCCATCGTCGGCGCGTCGGCCCGCCGCCTGCCCGCCCGGCCCGCGCCGGCCGTCCCGCCCGCCGAGCCCGGGATCGCCCGCCCCGCGACGGCGCTCGACCTCGACCCGGGCGCGCCGCCACCGCGGGCCGGGCAGCCCGGCTGGCGGCTGGCCGGCCTGGGCGTCCTGTGGCTCGCCCTGGCGGTGAGCGGGTTCGCCAGGCTGACGGTCCGGCCCGCCGACGCGGCGACTTTCGCCACGCTGCTCGCCTTCGCGGCCCTCGCGCTGCTGACCGCCCGCCCGGCCGGCGCGACCGGCGGCCGCGACCGCGGCCTGGTCGTCGTCTGGACGCTGCCGGTCGCGCTGCTGCTGCCCCCGGCCTACGCACTGGTCGCTCATCTGCCGCTGTGCCTGCTGCGGACGGGCGGGTGGGCCCGCTGGGGCCAGCCCCCGGCGGTGCCCGGGCCGAGCCTGGCCGGCGGCTCGGGGGAGCCTGGCCTGAGCCTCGGCAGGCGGGCGGCGCGCCTGCCGTCGCGGCCGCGGGTCCAGGACGCGCTCGCGCTCGGCGCGGCCGGCGCGGCGGCGAGCTGGCTGCACGGTTTTCTCGCCCCGGCCACCGGCTCGTACACGGCGGACGACCTGACCGGCTCGCCGGTGCGGCTGGCCGGCCTCGCGGCGGCCGCTGGCGGGTTCGCGCTGGTCCGCGGGCTTCTGCTGCCCGGCGTGACCCGGAGCCTCTGGTCGCGCGGCGAGCGCCAGCGGGGCGCGCCGCGCGGAGCCGTCCCGGTGGCCGGCGTGGTGCTGCTGGGGCTGACCGAGCTGTGCGCCGCGGTCGCGGTGGCGGCGCTGTGGGTGGCGAACCCGCTGCTCATGCTCACCGCCGCGCCGCCGGCGCTGCTGCTGGCGCGCAGCCTGCCGCCCGACGAGCTGCTCGCCGCCGCCCGCACCGACCCGAAGACCGGCCTCGCGAACGTCACCTGGTGGCGGGAGGTCGCCGACGCCGAGCTCGTCCGCGCGCGCCGCGCCGGCCGCCCGCTCTCGGTGCTGCTCGTCGACATCGACCACTTCAAGCAGGTCAACGACAGGCACGGCCACCTGTTCGGCGACACCGTCCTGGTGGCGGTCGCCGAGGCGCTGCGGGCGGCGACGCGGCCGTGGGACCTGGTCGGCCGGTTCGGTGGCGAGGAGTTCGTCGTCCTGCTCGCCGAGGTCGACCTGGTGACGGCCGCGGAGATCGCCGAGCGGATCCGCCGGCAGGTGGCGGCGACCCGCTGCCCGCTGGATCCGAGCGCGCTCGACGGCGACGCGGTCGGTGTCACCGTCTCGGTCGGCGCGGCGGTCTGCGGGCACTCCGCCGGCCTGGCCGGGGCGCTCGAGGCCGCCGACGCGGCCCTCTACCGGGCGAAGGCCGCCGGCCGCAACCGGATCCGCCTCGCGGACCCGGTCGTGCCGGTCGTGCGGGCCGAGCCCGCCGGTGAGCCCGGCCCGGCGCAGCTTCCCGTCCAGGCGGCCCAGCCCGACTGA
- the bioA gene encoding adenosylmethionine--8-amino-7-oxononanoate transaminase — MSDQDRGGPDPRGSAAARLVARDRAVVWHPYAAAGAAAGGPLFAVASASGVRLRLTDGRELIDGMSSWWAAIHGYRHPVLDAAAHAQLDTMAHVMFGGLTHEPAVRLAETLVAITPAPLAKVFLCDSGSVSVEVAIKMALQYWLGRGRPRRTRLLTVRRGYHGDTSGAMAVCDPDGGMHHLFTGLLSRHLFAPAPPCGFDEPCTDAHVAPFAALLAAHADETAAVILEPVLQGTGAMRGYHPGFLTRVRELCDEHGVLLIADEIATGFGRTGELFGCDHAGISPDIMCVGKALTGGYLTMAATLCTDEVADGVCASEAGAFMHGPTFMANPLAAAIASANLELLLGSPWRETVRRIEAELAAGLAPAAELPGVAEVRTLGAVGVIETREPVDMAVIQPRLVELGVWVRPFGRLVYTMPPYVTGTADIATLTAAMVEAVATASR; from the coding sequence GTGAGCGACCAGGACCGCGGTGGCCCGGACCCGCGTGGCAGTGCCGCGGCACGGCTGGTGGCGCGGGACCGGGCGGTCGTCTGGCACCCGTACGCGGCCGCCGGAGCCGCCGCGGGCGGCCCGCTGTTCGCGGTCGCGTCGGCGTCCGGGGTGCGTCTGCGGCTGACCGACGGGCGTGAGCTGATCGACGGGATGTCGTCGTGGTGGGCCGCGATCCACGGCTACCGCCACCCGGTGCTCGACGCCGCGGCGCACGCGCAGCTCGACACGATGGCCCACGTCATGTTCGGCGGGCTCACCCACGAGCCGGCGGTCCGGCTGGCCGAGACGCTGGTCGCGATCACCCCGGCACCGCTGGCGAAGGTGTTCCTGTGTGACTCGGGGTCAGTCTCCGTCGAGGTCGCGATCAAGATGGCGCTGCAGTACTGGCTCGGCCGGGGCCGGCCCCGGCGCACCCGCCTGCTGACCGTGCGGCGCGGCTACCACGGCGACACCTCCGGCGCGATGGCCGTCTGCGACCCGGACGGCGGGATGCACCACCTCTTCACTGGCCTGCTCTCGCGCCACCTGTTCGCGCCGGCGCCGCCCTGCGGGTTCGACGAGCCGTGCACCGACGCGCACGTGGCGCCGTTCGCGGCGCTGCTGGCCGCCCACGCCGACGAGACGGCCGCCGTCATCCTCGAGCCGGTGCTGCAGGGCACCGGCGCGATGCGCGGCTACCACCCGGGCTTCCTGACCCGGGTCCGCGAGCTGTGCGACGAGCACGGCGTGCTCCTGATCGCCGACGAGATCGCCACCGGGTTCGGCCGGACCGGCGAGCTGTTCGGCTGCGACCACGCGGGCATCAGCCCGGACATCATGTGCGTCGGCAAGGCCCTCACCGGCGGCTACCTGACCATGGCGGCGACGCTGTGCACCGACGAGGTCGCCGACGGGGTCTGCGCCTCGGAGGCCGGGGCCTTCATGCACGGCCCGACGTTCATGGCCAACCCGCTCGCGGCCGCGATCGCCAGCGCGAACCTCGAGCTCCTGCTCGGCTCGCCCTGGCGCGAGACCGTCCGGCGGATCGAGGCCGAGCTCGCCGCCGGACTCGCCCCGGCCGCCGAGCTGCCCGGCGTCGCCGAGGTGCGCACGCTGGGCGCCGTCGGTGTCATCGAGACCCGCGAGCCGGTCGACATGGCCGTCATCCAGCCCCGGCTCGTCGAGCTGGGCGTCTGGGTCCGCCCGTTCGGCCGTCTCGTCTACACGATGCCGCCCTACGTCACCGGCACCGCGGACATCGCCACTCTCACCGCCGCGATGGTCGAGGCCGTCGCGACGGCCTCGCGCTGA